The genomic interval AAACAGTGATGGAAATGGACTTAGCTCGATTAAGGGGAGTTGAAAACGCTATTGATTTTAAAGCAATTTTAGAAGAAATTATTATCTCACAGCTTACTCAGGATTTTTGGGATATACGCCTTCCAATGGATCTTGCTACCTCATCTTCCACAAGCCCATCACTGTATGCTTATTATGCCTCTCTTTATGTATTAGATGCCTATGGCTTATTTTCAAAACTGAAGGTATCAGACTTATTACAGGAAGGTTTACGCAGTAAAAAATCAGCTTTGGAGCGCCACCATCTTTTTCCAAAAGCTTTATTGCATAAGATGGGCATTACTGAACAAAGAGATACTAATCAAATAGCCAACTTTGCTTTGGTAGAGTGGAGCGATAATATATCTATCTCTGATGATCACCCGTCTATATACTTGCCAAAATATCTGGATCGATTAACCTCTGAAGACAAAGAAAAAATGTATTACTGGCACGCACTATCTGAAGGCTGGGAAAATTTAACTTATATGGATTTTTTAGCTGAGAGGCGGAAGAAAATGTCAGATATAATTAAGAGTGCCTATATGAAAATTAGTAATTAATTGTAATATCAATTCTTATGTATGGCTGTAACACTATATAAGGAGAGCCTTTTTGTATGAAAAGGCTCTCCTTATATCTATCAATATAACAAGATTAGAATGTTTTTTGGCTCTGTCACAGAAAAACAGCCTATACTGCTAATTCAGGTCAGTTAATCAAAATCCCACTTCTCCATTTGCTTAACTTTCAACTCATTTACCACTTTAGCATAGATCTGTGTCGTTTTCAGCTGGGTATGGCCAAGAATATTTGAAATCACTTCCAGGCTGATTCCAAGAATAAGTGAATTAATGGCAAATGAATGCCTGGAGCAGTGGAAAGTGATGTACTTATTAATTTTTTGCAAGGCTATAATTTCCCGCACATCGTTATTCACCCTACTATTACTCTGCTTAAGTTTTCTGCTAAAAATTCCATTATTACCTAATAAATCTACCTCTTCTAAAGCTGGTGTATGCTCCACGCCTGCCCTTTTCAGCATCAATCGTACAACCCGGTTGCTTAATGGTATTTCTACTACTTTACGTGTCTTTTTCATTTGCATGGATATAAAATACCTGTTTCCTGCCTGCTTCAGATACAAGGCATTCAGACGGCCTACATCCGAAAACCGCAGGCCAGTATAGCAGGCAATCAAAAAGTAAAACAACGTATTCTGAAGTTTCTCAGAGAGTGTATTGGAGTCATAAAGATTATGCAGGCTTTCTACCTCTTTCAGCGTTAAATATTCCTTCACAGCTTCCTCAGAGGGTATTTCAAAATCTTTGAATGGATAGTTTTTAGTGAGTCCTTTCTTGATGGCAATATTTAAGAACTTGCGGATCATCACAAAATCACTTTTCATGGTATTGGGCTCATTGCCCTTTTCTACCAGGTAATACTGATACTTTTGCAGGAAATCAAAATTGAGTTGTTGGATAGTCAGGCCCGGACGAAAGTTATCGAGCTTCTCCAGCTGATATTTTGTGGTTTTATAATACGTATAAACGATTGTAGATTTGGAAGCCTCTAATTCCTGCCTGCAAAAATCTACAAAGAGCAACTTTCCATCACTTTCATACGCATTGATAATTTGATCATGGGTAATATCTTTTCCCTCATGCTGAAAATCTAATATTATTTTTTCTATCAGCGCCAGCTTTGCGCCAAAGTAGGAATTCAGCTTCATTGAATTTGCTTCTCCTCTTCCTACTCTACCTGAGTTATTATCAAATTGATCATGGCTTACATACTTACCGGTTGCAATCAATTTTTCCTTATTGTTTATTCTCAAAATAATATAAACAGGTGCTGTACCATCCAATTTACGTTTATTTTTTTTACAGTATAATTTAGCGGATACACTCATAAGCTGGTTTGAATGGGTCTGAAATAGGTCTGAAAAGTTTAGATCAAGTGGCTAAAAATATGCCTTTTCGCTATAAAAAACAACGTGGGAGAATTGGCTAGATGAAGGCCTAAAAACAAAAAACCGCTAAATTTTGAAAATTTAGCGGTTTTTGGAGAGCCCCCAGTCGGAATCGAACCAACGACCTACTGATTACAAGTCAGTTGCTCTACCAGCTGAGCTATGGAGGCGTGCTTAGTTAATGAAAGCGTGTGCAAAATTACAGCCTGCTTTTGTTTTTCCAAATCCAGCAGCAAAAAAATACTTATTTTTTAAGCCTGGTTACTGATTTTCATAAATCATCTGTATCTGCCTTTTTAGCGATAAGTATTCCTGTTCAGCCGCCTGGATCTTTTCTGTAAATTCCTGCCTGAACTTATCAGCATTTTTCGAATGTCCAAAAAACTCCATATTATTTTTCCAAATGGCAATATCACTCTCCAGCTGGCTCATACGTTTACGCATAAATCCCTCCTTCTTTTGCAGATCTTTGGCAGCTTTGGGATTATTCCGGGAGGCATCTACTTCTATGGCAATCTGAATTTTGTCTTTCTCCTTATCTGTCAGCTGCTTACTTTGCTGCAAATAACGGCTAATGGCATCGGAGTACCGTTTTTGAATGGTATGCATGTGTTTTTTAGGAACAAAACCAGTATTCTGCCATTCGTTACGTAAGGATTCAAAAGCTGGCATATCTGTTTGTTGCTCTTCTGCCATCTTTTCTATAGCGGCACAGATCTGTTGCTTCTTTTCATAATTTACTTCAAACTCCTTTTCCGTATTGTTGCGTTTACCCCGGCGCTTGTCAAAGAACGCATCGCAGGATGCTTTGAAGCGGTCAAAAATCTGATTACGCTGTTTTTCCGGAACTGGCCCAATGTCTTTCCAGTTCTGTTGCAGTTTTTTTACCTGTTCGGCAGCAGTTTCTAAGTCTACTTCCTCACTGGCAAGCAAGGCTTCTACCTGCTGGCAAAGCTCTGCTTTCTTGTGAAGATTCTGGTCACGATAGGCTTCCAGCTTCTTAAAAAACTCATTTTTGTGGTGGAAGAAAGTTTTAAATGCTGCCCAGAAACGTTTATTTACATCTCTGGCTTTTTCTCTGGGAACGATACCGATCGCTTCCCATTGTTTCTGCAAATCCAGAAGCTCTTTTGTTTTATCGTTCCAATCGTTGATTTTACTGGAATCAAAAGAAGTGTACTGTTCCGCTTTTTCGCAAAGGGCAATTTTACTTTGCAGGTTGGTATCCATCTCCTTACGCAAGGTATCGAGTTGGGCCCGCCGCTTATCATATACTACATCAGAAGCCGCCTTAAAGCGCTGCCATAAAGCTTCCTGTTCTTCTTTAGGGACCGGGCCTACGTGTTTATACTCTTCATGAAGATCATTAAGTTCTTTAATTACCTGGGAAGAAGGTTCGGCCTGTGCCAGTTTTTCGGCTTTATCGCAAATTTCCTGCTTTAATGAAAGATTTTTCTTTCTATCAAGTTCTTTTAACTCAAAATAAATACTGCGGTTGCTGTAAAAGAGCTCTATGAGGGCATTGTAATTGGCCCACAGATTTTTAGAATGGGCAGCGGGAACTGCACCAATGGTTTTCCATTCGTCCTGGATCTGCTTTAATGCAGCAATGCTGGCTGTAGTTTCTTCGGCATCGGTAAGTTGCCTTAACTTTTCCAGCAAGGCTGTTTTTGTCTGTAAATTCTTTTCTTTCTCCTTTTCGGACTCATGTTGCTGGCGGGCTTTTTTGTCCCGGTATTGCTTCACAGCCTGATCGAACCGCTGGGAGAGAGTATCTGTTTTATATTCAAATCCATCTGCTTCTCCGCCTTCGGCTATAAATTTATCAAGGGCTTCCTGCTTTTCTTTTTCCCTCAGCTCATCAAATACCGGTTTGATCTGTTTCAGAATCGCATCAGCTTTTTTATAATCAGTTTCCTTAATCAGATTTTCTGCCAGCCGAACCAGGTCTTCTTTGGGGTGGTGGGTATAATCGGTAATATCTTCGGCCAGTTCGTGTTCTGCTTCCAGGGTATCCGTCAGCTGTTTGCCCAATGCGTCCTGTTCCGTATGTTCTCTTTCTTCGGTATTCATCATTTTCCCTTTTACAATCCTACAAAAATATGAATATTACAAAATTAATAAATAATATACACTTTCCGCAACAAAACATACATTATCTACTCGGAAATGGCTGAAATTGTTAGGCTACACATAGTTTTTGAATAATTGATTTAAATTTACTGCCAAACCTAATAAACTATGAATTCTACCAGTTCGCTTGCTGATATCCGGAATGAATATACCCGGCAAGAACTTGATTTTGATAAAACCGCTGCTGATCCCTTCTCTCAATTCCGCCAGTGGTTCGATGAGGCATTACAGTCGAAAGTACCTGAGCCAAATGCCATGCACTTATGTACCGTTTCTGCCAATGGCCGTCCATCAGGCCGCATTGTGTTATTAAAAGGGATGGAGACACAGGGATTTGTATTTTACACGAATTACGAAAGCCGCAAAGGAAAAGAGATGGCTCAGAATACATGGGTAAGCCTTACTTTTTTCTGGCCCGAACTTGAACGCCAGGTTCGCATTGAGGGCAAAGTAACTCTTACTTCAGCTGCCCAGTCTGATGAATATTACCACAGCCGTCCCAAAGGTAGCCAGCTGGGCGCATGGGCTTCTCCACAAAGCCAGGTGATTCCAACTCGTGCCATTTTAGAAGAAAATCTTACGTCACTGGAAGAAAAATTTAAGGCCATGCCTGAGATACCCCGGCCACCGCATTGGGGAGGGTATTGCGTACTTCCGGACGCTATAGAATTCTGGCAAGGCCGCCAGAGCCGCCTTCATGACCGTATCAACTATGTAAAACAACCGGATGGAAGCTGGCACAAACAAAGGCTTGCACCTTAAATTACAGACTCATAGACTTACTGAAGGTCTGAATGAGTAAGTAATGAAATGTAATTCTAATGTGACAGGTTAATTACTTCCATCTGCTCAATGTTATACTGGCCGGTAGTAACCGTGAAATTGAAGTTGCGGAACATAGAAAACAACTCTTCAAAGCTCATTTCCATTTTAAATTTGTGTACCAGCAACTTGCCATCTTCACCCGTCCGGTCTTGCATTTGTTTATCCAATGCATACAGCGTAACAATAGGCTGCTGCTGAATATACACTCGTAAGGCAACCGCTTCAAACCGTTCCGGATCGTAAATGGCAATTCTGGAGGCAATCAGGTTAAGGTTTTCTCCTTCTTTCAAATTAATGGAAACAACGCCAACAAGGTCGTCATAACGGGTTTCACTGGGAGGCAACTGTGGCTTTTGCATACTATAGCTGTTTGATTCCTTGTACGGCAAGAATTTACCCGAGGTTTACATGTTGATGAGTGGCAGTAAAATAAAAAGAATTCATCTCAACCATATATTCAATCACTTCCCAACACCAATAGGAATTGCTACTTTCGTCTGGTCCCAGGCAAGCAGCATATCTACCCGGTTATTGGCATCTACAAAATCGATGGTAAACATCTCTGTTACTTGCGGCGTTTGCGAAGCAGGAACTTGTATCCTTGCTACATCTTTAGCTTCATTATAATTGAAAGCGCCCCACTGGTCTAATTCACTATTGAGAATAACTGTCCACTGGTCTGGCTGCGGAATGGTAAACAAAGTGTAGGTCCCTGCTGCTACCGGCTTATCCCCAAAACTCACAGGCTGAGTAAATGTGATTTCGGTCGCTTCATTGGCTCCGGTACGCCATACTTTTCCATAGGGTTCCAGTTGTCCGAAAACCACTCTTCCTTTTTTGGAAGGCCGGCAATATTCAACTTGTATTTTTAATCCGCCTTTATCATACACAGCAGTCGCTTCCGGACTGGATGATTTGGTATACATACGCATGCCATAATAAGCCGCCGCCAGCACAACTATTATAATTCCAATAATGATCAGAGCCTTTTTCAATGTATCTTTTATTTAGTTTGTAAAATCCAAATCTAAGAAAATTGTACAAACAGGCAATATCAAAATCATGCTGATCTTGATTTACCCTTCATCCATAGTTTAATTGCATACACATGCAATATTTACCGGAATCAAAGTTTTACTTTTACTGGCTGCAGTATTTTAACTATCTTTTCAAACCAGATTAGCAGGCATTCATGCAAACCAAATTTTCAGATACAAAACCAGCCGGTCAGACATAGATTTCTAACAATAGAGCTGATAATTACCCTCCGGCAAAACTCAGATAAGCTCTAATTGCTTACAATCAATTGTAGCTTGACTACTAAATAATCTTCAGTTTATTAATTTTAAAACTTCAGATCAAACGTATGTATATTAATAAATTCAACCTTGAAACAAATTTTGACAGTATTCTTCCCTTTCTGAAAGAAAACAACTTTGGCATTCTGGTGACCGCAACAGCCGGACACCTGGTTGCCACACACATTCCATTCGAAATTACCAGTGATACTCCAGATCAATTAGTATTAAGAGCTCATCTGGCAAAGGCAAACAAACAATGGAAACAACTCTCTGCTAATACAGAACTACTTGTCATTTTTCAGGGACCTAATGCCTATATTTCACCACGATGGTATGATCATATCAATGTCCCAACGATGAATTATATAGCAGTACATGCGTATGGAAAGCCCCGGATTATTGAAGATAGTGAGGAAGTATACGCGATTTTGAAATCGCAGATCGAATCTTTTGAAAAGGAACATGTGTCAGCTTATAATATTACCACTATGCCTGAATCTTTCCTGCACGCTGAAATGAGAGCCCTGGTTGCACTTGAAATTAAGGTGGAACGTGTAGAATCTAATTTTAAACTGAGCCAGAACCGGGATGAGAAAAATTACAGAAATATTATTGAGGAGCTTGAAAAACGCAACGATGCAGGCTCACAGGCAATAGCTTCCCACATGAAAATAGTATATGCCAGAGAAGGGTATAAGAAATAATTACTGAATTACTGAATTACTGAATTACTGAATTACTTTTATTTATTCAGCTTTCATTCTGACCTTCGGTAAGACTGTAATCTCTGTAATTTTACTCAATCACTCATTCTACATATGCAACCCACAGAAAATAACAATTTGAGTTATCCCATCAGGAAATATCAGGCGCCTAATGTTATAACGCCGGAGCACATTCAATCCTATATTGCAGATATTGCCCTTGCCCCTCTTCATTTAAAAAAGGTGGTTGCCGGTTTATCTCCTGCTCAGCTAGATACGCCGTACCGACCTGGTGGCTGGACAGTAAGACAGGTTGTACACCATGTACCAGACAGCCATATAAATGCGTATGTGCGTTTCAAGTTTACACTTACAGAAGAAGAGCCAACCATTAAACCATATAATGAAAAATTATGGGCTGAAACATATGATGTGCAGGTTACACCTATTGAAACTTCGCTCACCCTATTAGAAGCCCTGCATCACCGCTGGGTATTATTGCTCCAATCCCTGTCTGCAAAAGAGATTAAACGTAATTACCGGCACCCGGAACTTGGTATAGTTTCCCTGGAATGGGCTATAGGTTCGTATGCCTGGCACGGCAAACATCATGTGGCACATATTACTTCCTTGCGGAAAAGAATGGGCTGGATGTGATTTATCTATGGAGTAAATACAATTTTTTTATATAAAACGCCTTGTGAAGTGGCCAGTTGAATCACATATATTCCTGGCTTTAAACCTGAGGGCTGCCATTGTACTACATATATCTGTTCGGCATCAGCAGTAGTTTGGGTTAGGTCAGCCACCTGTTTGCTTTGCATATCATACACCTTTAGGCTGGCTGGCGAGTGTACGGCAGAAGAAAAACGGATTTGTGCATGAACCTGAAAGGGATTGGGATATACTTCCAGTAATACATCACTTGTAGGATCAGTATTGACAGCTAGTCTGGCTGTAGAGGTATTAACCTTGATAATGGGAGCAGCAGGCAGTTTTACCAGCCAGTAGTCGGTACTTCCTCGGCTTGCCTGTGTTTTATCGCCGCTGATGCCAGAATCTGATCGGCCACCCATGACGAATGAACCCTGCTTGGTTTGTAACAGGCTTCTCAGTTCATCTGCGGCTAAACCTCCGAAACGCTTATCCCACTGTTTATTGCCTGCCCCATCGGTCTTTAACATCCAGAAATCAGTACTTCCCCGGCTGATTTCCGTCTTATCTCCACTGATGTTGGAAGCTGATTTTCCACCCATCAGGAAACCTCCGTCTGAGGTTTGTATAATGGTCCGGAGTTCTTCATTTTCAGTGCCACCAAAGCGTTTATCCCAGAGTTTTACACCTGATTCATTCAATAAAAGCATCCAGAAATCAGTACCTCCCCGGCTTGCCTGTGTCTTATCTCCTCCGATACCTGACGTTGTAAAGCCGCCAATATATAGATTGCCGGTTGCTGTTTTACCGATGGCATACAGTTCATCGTTGCCACTGCCTCCATACCGTTTGTTCCATATTTTACTGCCACTCGAATTAATTTTTAACAGCCAGTAATCTCTGCCTCCCCGGCTGTTTTCCGTACGGTCGCCACTGATGCCAGAAGCAGAACGCCCGGCCAGTACGAAACTACCATCAGCTAAGCTAACGGCTCCTTCCAGAAAATCATCGCCACTACCGCCAAACGTTTTGTCCCACATTTTTACGCCATTCAGACTCAGTTTAACTACCCAGTAATCTTGTCCTCCCTGCGAGTTCTGTGATTTATCTCCATCTATGCCGGAATTGCTGTAGCCAGCCAGAAAGTAGCCATCTGCCGTTTGAATCACTGTCCGTAAATCTTCGCTTCCTAAACCTCCGAAACGCTTATCCCATTGTTTGATGCCTGTACTCGTAATCTTTACAATCCAGAAATCAGTTCCTCCTCTTCCAGCTTCTGTTTTGTCGCCGCCTATTCCTGAATTTGAATTGCCACCCAGCAAAAATCCACCATCTGAAGTTTGTATTACTGCATTCAAATACTCAGCGCCCGAACCACCAAAGCGTTTATCCCACTGTTTATTGCCTGCCCCATCTGTTTTAATGATCCAGAAATCGGTACTTCCCTGGCTAATTTCCGTCTTATCCCCATTCTTCCCGGATAAACTATACCCGCCCAGTAAAAATCCACCATCTGAAGTAGGAACCATCGCTGCTAAATTATCTCCATAATTACCGCCAAATGCTTTATCCCATGGCTTTTCGGCAGTTAGAGTCTCGATAATAAAATTTGTTTGGCTTGCAATAATTCCGGAGGGCAAAGTCAGGCGGATCAAACCGGTGGAAGCACCAGCCGGAACAGTCGCCTGAATGGTGTAATCATTGATCTTAGAAAAAGAAGCATTTACGGCATTAAAACTTACCGCAGTGGTACCGGAAAGACCAGCGCCAGTGATTTTCACAATTGCTCCTGCTACACCAGAGGCTGGAGAAAAGCCAGAAATAAATGGACTTACCGTTCCCAGCGTAAACCAGACTTTTCCTTCTCCATCTACTGTGATATGACGTATATTAATCCCTGTTTTAGCATTAGTATAGGTTAAAGAACCAGGCTGGGTACTTTCATTAAATACAGTTTTGCCTGCGCTGCCAGGATACAGATCTCCTGCATCTCCCCGGTTATTCTGATTGTCAAGTTGATTCAGGCCATCAGCTTCCTCCAGATCAACTCCTTTTAGTTCTTCCTCCGCATTTACATAATTAGCACTGGGATACATTGAAGTTTTTGTGGTATTGATGTGCCAGATGGCCAGCCCGCTTCCTTTGAGCGAAATATCCAGGCCAGTTTTTTGACGGTTCTCCAATAGAAAATATTCATTGGAAAGAGGTGTATTAATTCTGTACACCTGGTTCGTGTTACTGGCAGCCTGTAAGGAATAGGCTCCCTTGCCTGAAAGCACTTGAGGTGTAGTCCAGCCTAATGCGCTTCTGCTCCAGGCACACATATTTCCCGGGGTATGTTCATTTCCCAGCCAGTTGGCACTGGCCATCAATGACCATTCTCCTGCCCCTTCAGAACCTCCATCTGTGTCATACAAATCTGGTAAGCCCAGATTATGGCCAAATTCATGGCAAAAAATTCCTCGTCCCACCATATCGTTCGTATACATACGGCGCTCTGGTGTAATCATATATTCGTCTATCAATACCCCATCATACATCACCTGATTGGCGCCTATAGACAATAACCAGCGGTGCGACCATATGTATTGCGACTGGCTTCCTTCTTCTGCTCCCGGCCCTGCATGGGCAACAATAACTCCATCCACTTTCCCATCTTTATCATTATCATATTTTGAAAAATCTACACCAGCCGCCTGTGCTGCATTTACTGCTTCTCTAACCAGGGTTGTAGAAACTGTCCAGCCATTCTGGCGGCCATAATAGGCGTAATTATTGGCAGCTGTGTACCACCCAAATACATCCGTAGAAACATTCAGTTTTCCTGCCGAACTGGTAACATAAAAATCTTTGAAGCTTCCAGTTCCTCTATAATTTACCTGGTTCATTAAATTATTAAACTGGCTGGTTGTATAGGTATTGGGCAGATCAGGATATTTGATTAAAATAAGCAATGCCTTCACGGTACCTGATGTAATGGCACTTTCAGTGATCATCGTAGAAGAACCTGTTATGCCTTGTGTAAAAACTGCTGCATCTGTAGCCACAACACCGGGCCGTATAGATTTGGTTAAATTGCGCAGAAAAACTTTTTCCGCAGCGGTTCTATCGGCTGCATCTTTGGCAGGAATTCCGGAAGGTAAAAGTTGCCCATTGCTCTTTCTCGCATATTCATACTTACCCTTGTTAAGTACAACTGTATAGCCATCCAGGGTTTCTGTCCAGGAATGGAGCATATTGCCTTTCCCTATAATGGTTAAGGCCGAGCGATCAGGTTGCTGTATAGTTACCGGATACGGAGATGCCGGACAGTTGGATGGTGATTGAGCTATTGCTTTACTGCTTAGCAAACAAAGAAAAACAAATACTTTTAAACGCAGAACGTATAAGTATATCATAAATAATAATAAACACTTCTTCCCTTAACAGAAACGAGAAATAAAAACCTTAAGACCTTGGAAAACAGCCAGTATCAGAGAGCAGGACTATCAAATATATAATTTTTACTGGGAATATAATAATTGTCCGGAAACAATATTTTTTTCTTACCAGTCAGAGAAATAACACAAAAATTCAGAAGTAATATATCATCCGGAAGTTATATTTCAGACACAGAAAATTGATATTTTACTTTTCTACCAACGTTTTAATAGGTTGACCGGTACATCCATTTGGAAAAGAAGTATTGAGAAAAGCAGCTAATGTAGGCGCAATATCTGTGATGTTAACAGGCTCAAAGGTACTGCCTGGTTTTATCTGCCATCCATACCAAAGCAAGGGCACATGCGTATCATAGCTATAAGGAGAACCATGCGTTGTACCGGTTTTACCAATTTCCATCCAGGCTGGCAGCAGGGTAACTATCACATCACCTGAACGCTGTGCGTGGTAGCCCATCTGGATCAGCCGGTTTACTCCATAACTAAATTCACCGGTCCGGAGGGCATAAGACGGAAGCGTACTTGCAACCCCAGTCATTGCAAGGGCATAGTCTGCTACTTTTTGCTCTACTTCCTTCAGGTTCAGATTTTTAGTATGAATCACCTTCTGGTTCAGATAGATCTGCTGGTTAATAAACCTGGTCACTAAAGAATCTCCATACTGCTGAAACAGAAATTTTCTCAAACCAGAAAGCTGTGAATGATCAAAAATTCCGGCAGGTACTTTTCTATCTGAAAGGAAAGCTGGTACATCAGCTGCGGCATGATCTGCAGTAAGAAAAACAAGCACTTTATTTTTGCCCAGATAGGTATCCAGAAACGTTAGTAGTTGTGCAATTTCCTGGTCTAACCGCAGATAGGTATCTTCCAGTTCAATGGCCCGTATGCCATATTTATGGCCGATATAATCTGTAGAAGAGAAGCTCACCGCCAGAAAATCAGTAGCCTTTCCTTTTCCCAGCTTCTCAGCTTGTATGGCTTGGAGTGCAAAATCTTTCACAATTGAATTACCAAATGGGGTGCTGCGGATCAGTTCAAATCCTTCAGTCTTAAAAATTTCCGGCAGGTTATGCGGGAAAACCGGATTTTGTTCGCCTGAATACTTGCCTTCATAGGGAGAATCATCGGAAAGGCTTTCGGTGTATTGATTTATAGCTAACAAGGGTGTCCAGGGTTTGCTCAGGTAGCTGGCAGCCACTCCTTTTTTGTTGAATGCTTCTACCCAATCCGGAAGGGTTTGCATATAGTAGGTAGACGTAAT from Rhodocytophaga rosea carries:
- a CDS encoding site-specific integrase; the encoded protein is MSVSAKLYCKKNKRKLDGTAPVYIILRINNKEKLIATGKYVSHDQFDNNSGRVGRGEANSMKLNSYFGAKLALIEKIILDFQHEGKDITHDQIINAYESDGKLLFVDFCRQELEASKSTIVYTYYKTTKYQLEKLDNFRPGLTIQQLNFDFLQKYQYYLVEKGNEPNTMKSDFVMIRKFLNIAIKKGLTKNYPFKDFEIPSEEAVKEYLTLKEVESLHNLYDSNTLSEKLQNTLFYFLIACYTGLRFSDVGRLNALYLKQAGNRYFISMQMKKTRKVVEIPLSNRVVRLMLKRAGVEHTPALEEVDLLGNNGIFSRKLKQSNSRVNNDVREIIALQKINKYITFHCSRHSFAINSLILGISLEVISNILGHTQLKTTQIYAKVVNELKVKQMEKWDFD
- a CDS encoding DUF349 domain-containing protein, whose product is MMNTEEREHTEQDALGKQLTDTLEAEHELAEDITDYTHHPKEDLVRLAENLIKETDYKKADAILKQIKPVFDELREKEKQEALDKFIAEGGEADGFEYKTDTLSQRFDQAVKQYRDKKARQQHESEKEKEKNLQTKTALLEKLRQLTDAEETTASIAALKQIQDEWKTIGAVPAAHSKNLWANYNALIELFYSNRSIYFELKELDRKKNLSLKQEICDKAEKLAQAEPSSQVIKELNDLHEEYKHVGPVPKEEQEALWQRFKAASDVVYDKRRAQLDTLRKEMDTNLQSKIALCEKAEQYTSFDSSKINDWNDKTKELLDLQKQWEAIGIVPREKARDVNKRFWAAFKTFFHHKNEFFKKLEAYRDQNLHKKAELCQQVEALLASEEVDLETAAEQVKKLQQNWKDIGPVPEKQRNQIFDRFKASCDAFFDKRRGKRNNTEKEFEVNYEKKQQICAAIEKMAEEQQTDMPAFESLRNEWQNTGFVPKKHMHTIQKRYSDAISRYLQQSKQLTDKEKDKIQIAIEVDASRNNPKAAKDLQKKEGFMRKRMSQLESDIAIWKNNMEFFGHSKNADKFRQEFTEKIQAAEQEYLSLKRQIQMIYENQ
- the pdxH gene encoding pyridoxamine 5'-phosphate oxidase yields the protein MNSTSSLADIRNEYTRQELDFDKTAADPFSQFRQWFDEALQSKVPEPNAMHLCTVSANGRPSGRIVLLKGMETQGFVFYTNYESRKGKEMAQNTWVSLTFFWPELERQVRIEGKVTLTSAAQSDEYYHSRPKGSQLGAWASPQSQVIPTRAILEENLTSLEEKFKAMPEIPRPPHWGGYCVLPDAIEFWQGRQSRLHDRINYVKQPDGSWHKQRLAP
- a CDS encoding DUF2911 domain-containing protein, which produces MKKALIIIGIIIVVLAAAYYGMRMYTKSSSPEATAVYDKGGLKIQVEYCRPSKKGRVVFGQLEPYGKVWRTGANEATEITFTQPVSFGDKPVAAGTYTLFTIPQPDQWTVILNSELDQWGAFNYNEAKDVARIQVPASQTPQVTEMFTIDFVDANNRVDMLLAWDQTKVAIPIGVGK
- a CDS encoding FMN-binding negative transcriptional regulator, which translates into the protein MYINKFNLETNFDSILPFLKENNFGILVTATAGHLVATHIPFEITSDTPDQLVLRAHLAKANKQWKQLSANTELLVIFQGPNAYISPRWYDHINVPTMNYIAVHAYGKPRIIEDSEEVYAILKSQIESFEKEHVSAYNITTMPESFLHAEMRALVALEIKVERVESNFKLSQNRDEKNYRNIIEELEKRNDAGSQAIASHMKIVYAREGYKK
- a CDS encoding YfiT family bacillithiol transferase, which codes for MQPTENNNLSYPIRKYQAPNVITPEHIQSYIADIALAPLHLKKVVAGLSPAQLDTPYRPGGWTVRQVVHHVPDSHINAYVRFKFTLTEEEPTIKPYNEKLWAETYDVQVTPIETSLTLLEALHHRWVLLLQSLSAKEIKRNYRHPELGIVSLEWAIGSYAWHGKHHVAHITSLRKRMGWM
- a CDS encoding M6 family metalloprotease domain-containing protein, with amino-acid sequence MIYLYVLRLKVFVFLCLLSSKAIAQSPSNCPASPYPVTIQQPDRSALTIIGKGNMLHSWTETLDGYTVVLNKGKYEYARKSNGQLLPSGIPAKDAADRTAAEKVFLRNLTKSIRPGVVATDAAVFTQGITGSSTMITESAITSGTVKALLILIKYPDLPNTYTTSQFNNLMNQVNYRGTGSFKDFYVTSSAGKLNVSTDVFGWYTAANNYAYYGRQNGWTVSTTLVREAVNAAQAAGVDFSKYDNDKDGKVDGVIVAHAGPGAEEGSQSQYIWSHRWLLSIGANQVMYDGVLIDEYMITPERRMYTNDMVGRGIFCHEFGHNLGLPDLYDTDGGSEGAGEWSLMASANWLGNEHTPGNMCAWSRSALGWTTPQVLSGKGAYSLQAASNTNQVYRINTPLSNEYFLLENRQKTGLDISLKGSGLAIWHINTTKTSMYPSANYVNAEEELKGVDLEEADGLNQLDNQNNRGDAGDLYPGSAGKTVFNESTQPGSLTYTNAKTGINIRHITVDGEGKVWFTLGTVSPFISGFSPASGVAGAIVKITGAGLSGTTAVSFNAVNASFSKINDYTIQATVPAGASTGLIRLTLPSGIIASQTNFIIETLTAEKPWDKAFGGNYGDNLAAMVPTSDGGFLLGGYSLSGKNGDKTEISQGSTDFWIIKTDGAGNKQWDKRFGGSGAEYLNAVIQTSDGGFLLGGNSNSGIGGDKTEAGRGGTDFWIVKITSTGIKQWDKRFGGLGSEDLRTVIQTADGYFLAGYSNSGIDGDKSQNSQGGQDYWVVKLSLNGVKMWDKTFGGSGDDFLEGAVSLADGSFVLAGRSASGISGDRTENSRGGRDYWLLKINSSGSKIWNKRYGGSGNDELYAIGKTATGNLYIGGFTTSGIGGDKTQASRGGTDFWMLLLNESGVKLWDKRFGGTENEELRTIIQTSDGGFLMGGKSASNISGDKTEISRGSTDFWMLKTDGAGNKQWDKRFGGLAADELRSLLQTKQGSFVMGGRSDSGISGDKTQASRGSTDYWLVKLPAAPIIKVNTSTARLAVNTDPTSDVLLEVYPNPFQVHAQIRFSSAVHSPASLKVYDMQSKQVADLTQTTADAEQIYVVQWQPSGLKPGIYVIQLATSQGVLYKKIVFTP